One genomic window of Solanum dulcamara chromosome 10, daSolDulc1.2, whole genome shotgun sequence includes the following:
- the LOC129869736 gene encoding CENP-B homolog protein 1-like, with translation MYGETNSEFSFSSGWLERFKSRYEIKSYKRFEKSGSIIMENIKNELPSIQSKLDQFELKDIYNMDETGLFYRLEADHSLATKQFEGRKKDKERITLALCCNGDGSGKVPLWIIELTIANDFRHCKIWPKENNVFEPQVSELDEAIQEVGELDEGIQELNDVISNLAYRNVMDVEHLLNYPNENNTIMESLTEEEIIQSVMNNDDENDLEQDDDIIVHMYHQRRHFKQ, from the exons ATGTATGGTGAAACTAATTCAGAATTCAGCTTCTCTTCTGGTTGGTTAGAACGTTTCAAGTCAAGATACGAAATCAAGTCTTACAAACGTTTTGAGAAAAGTGGTTCAATTATCATGGAGAACATTAAAAATGAATTGCCTAGCATACAGTCAAAACTAGATCAGTTTGAATTGAAGGATATTTATAATATGGATGAAACTGGACTATTTTATCGATTGGAAGCTGATCATTCACTTGCTACCAAGCAATTTGAAGGTCGCAAAAAAGACAAAGAGAGAATTACCCTTGCTCTCTGTTGCAATGGTGATGGATCTGGCAAAGTACCATTGTGGATTATTG AACTAACAATTGCAAATGATTTTCGGCATTGCAAGATCTGGCCGAAAGAAAATAATGTTTTCGAACCACAAGTTAGTGAATTAGATGAAGCTAtccaagaagttggtgaattaGATGAAGGTATCCAAGAATTAAATGATGTCATCTCTAATTTAGCCTACAGAAATGTGATGGATGTTGAACATCTTTTGAACTACCCTAACGAGAATAATACAATTATGGAATCACTTACAGAGGAGGAGATTATTCAATCTGTAATGAATAATGATGATGAGAATGATCTTGAACAAGATGATGACATCATTGTCCACATGTATCATCAAAGGAGGCATTTCAAGCAATGA